From one Streptomyces sp. Q6 genomic stretch:
- a CDS encoding PP2C family protein-serine/threonine phosphatase — protein sequence MRAPSFPALPTWPAALCPGIVAAVVITVCDALLGDVGLLPLYAVCPALTACCASPRRVAICGAFAMLLCAAVAGYDDLLFTRRGTVALTSVFLVSVASAVAAHARVQQERRAAQQRRISEFVQGVILAPVPGDTGPAAIAASYLSAAEDARIGGDFYEVVPVRGGVRLLIGDVQGKGLNAVRTASVTLSAFRLSAHDATDLDGVAFSISCALHRRGVEEQFVTAVLAELDEAGRLTLLSFGHPPPLIVRADGTHELAHPPSPAMPFGLSWLDPDPPEPRHVDLAHGDRVLLYTDGLAEARNTEDAFYPLVQRVALLRGASLDDCLVQLRHDVHEHTGAGVDDDSALMLLEYRPSPEPVAPEGRPRLPVQQDDDHRHGPYGRSCAICSVRDCPLTRDGRA from the coding sequence ATGCGCGCACCCTCGTTCCCCGCGTTGCCCACCTGGCCCGCCGCGCTCTGCCCCGGCATCGTCGCGGCCGTGGTCATCACCGTCTGCGACGCCCTGCTCGGCGACGTCGGACTGCTGCCGCTGTACGCGGTCTGCCCCGCGCTGACCGCCTGCTGCGCCTCACCGCGCCGGGTGGCGATCTGCGGAGCGTTCGCGATGCTGCTGTGCGCCGCCGTGGCCGGCTACGACGACCTGCTCTTCACACGGCGCGGCACCGTGGCCCTGACCAGCGTCTTCCTGGTGAGCGTCGCCTCCGCCGTCGCCGCCCACGCACGCGTCCAGCAGGAGCGGCGCGCGGCGCAGCAGCGCCGGATCTCGGAGTTCGTCCAAGGGGTGATCCTCGCCCCCGTGCCCGGCGACACCGGCCCCGCGGCCATCGCCGCCTCGTACCTCTCGGCGGCCGAGGACGCCCGGATCGGCGGGGACTTCTACGAGGTGGTCCCGGTGCGCGGCGGGGTCCGCCTCCTCATCGGCGATGTCCAGGGCAAGGGACTCAACGCCGTGCGCACGGCCTCCGTCACACTCAGCGCCTTCCGGCTGAGCGCCCACGACGCCACCGACCTGGACGGCGTCGCGTTCAGCATCTCCTGCGCGCTGCACCGCAGGGGAGTGGAGGAGCAGTTCGTCACCGCGGTCCTCGCCGAACTCGACGAGGCGGGCCGCCTCACCCTGCTCTCCTTCGGGCATCCGCCGCCCCTGATCGTGCGGGCCGACGGCACCCACGAACTCGCTCACCCGCCGAGCCCGGCCATGCCCTTCGGCCTGTCGTGGCTGGACCCGGATCCGCCCGAGCCGCGCCATGTCGACCTGGCGCACGGCGACCGCGTACTGCTCTACACCGACGGACTCGCCGAGGCGCGCAACACCGAGGACGCGTTCTACCCGCTGGTGCAGCGGGTCGCGCTGCTGCGCGGCGCGTCCCTCGACGACTGCCTGGTCCAGCTCCGCCACGACGTGCACGAGCACACCGGCGCGGGGGTCGACGACGACTCCGCGCTGATGCTCCTCGAATACCGGCCATCCCCGGAGCCGGTCGCCCCCGAGGGCCGCCCGCGGCTCCCCGTCCAGCAGGACGACGACCACCGGCACGGGCCGTACGGCCGCTCCTGCGCGATATGCAGCGTCCGGGACTGCCCGCTGACACGCGACGGGCGGGCGTGA
- the ngcE gene encoding N-acetylglucosamine/diacetylchitobiose ABC transporter substrate-binding protein produces the protein MTIRAGSLDRRTLLRGAIATAAMGSFAVACGSPSSNDNNSGGPKGKKGAKNPFGVAANSKVDAAIFDGGYGTDYVDYANKVMGKQVKGVKVQVKPVVDIAPELQPRFVGGNPPDLIDNSGEDQIGFLGILDQLEELDDVFEAENYEGKKIADTVYAGVKEPGTFKDKFVALNYVMTVYGVWYSKTLFEKNGWTPPKTWDEALDLGQKAKKKGKYLFVHGKEAATYYQTLLIGGAIKEGGDEVRIALENLEKDSWSHPAIQGILKVMETMVKEKMFVPGGSGTQFQKAQAIWSNDQKALLYPTGGWIENEMKKATKADFQMTGIPEMTLTSKPKMAYEAVHAAAGEPFIVPKQGKNPAGGKEVLRAMLSKDAAANFSKTKLAPTIVKDTVPADGYGSSALVSQSKMLADAGENIFTWNFVSAYGMNTDQLVPWNSFLAGDLDAKGLTSALQKISDKIREDDSVDKIKVS, from the coding sequence ATGACCATTCGTGCCGGCTCTCTTGACAGGCGGACGCTCCTTCGCGGGGCGATCGCGACGGCAGCCATGGGTTCGTTCGCGGTTGCGTGTGGCTCTCCCTCCAGCAACGACAACAACAGCGGCGGCCCCAAGGGCAAGAAGGGTGCCAAGAACCCGTTCGGCGTCGCCGCGAACTCCAAGGTCGACGCGGCCATCTTCGACGGCGGTTACGGCACCGACTATGTCGACTACGCCAACAAGGTCATGGGCAAGCAGGTCAAGGGCGTCAAGGTCCAGGTCAAGCCGGTCGTCGACATCGCTCCGGAACTCCAGCCCCGGTTCGTCGGCGGCAACCCGCCGGACCTCATCGACAACTCGGGTGAGGACCAGATCGGCTTCCTCGGCATTCTCGACCAGCTCGAGGAGCTCGACGACGTCTTCGAGGCCGAGAACTACGAGGGCAAGAAGATCGCCGACACGGTTTACGCCGGCGTCAAGGAGCCCGGCACCTTCAAGGACAAGTTCGTCGCGCTGAACTACGTGATGACCGTGTACGGCGTCTGGTACTCCAAGACCCTGTTCGAGAAGAACGGCTGGACCCCGCCGAAGACGTGGGACGAGGCGCTCGACCTCGGCCAGAAGGCCAAGAAGAAGGGCAAGTACCTCTTCGTCCACGGCAAGGAAGCGGCGACGTACTACCAGACGCTGCTCATCGGCGGAGCGATCAAGGAGGGTGGCGACGAGGTCCGTATCGCCCTGGAGAACCTGGAGAAGGACTCCTGGTCGCACCCGGCCATCCAGGGAATCCTCAAGGTCATGGAGACCATGGTCAAGGAGAAGATGTTCGTCCCCGGTGGCTCCGGCACCCAGTTCCAGAAGGCGCAGGCGATCTGGAGCAACGACCAGAAGGCGCTGCTCTATCCGACCGGTGGCTGGATCGAGAACGAGATGAAGAAGGCCACCAAGGCCGACTTCCAGATGACCGGCATCCCGGAGATGACGCTCACCAGCAAGCCGAAGATGGCCTACGAGGCCGTTCACGCGGCCGCGGGCGAGCCGTTCATCGTGCCCAAGCAGGGCAAGAACCCGGCCGGCGGCAAGGAAGTTCTGCGCGCCATGCTGTCCAAGGACGCGGCCGCCAACTTCTCCAAGACGAAGCTGGCCCCGACGATCGTCAAGGACACCGTGCCCGCGGACGGTTACGGCTCCTCGGCGCTGGTCTCGCAGTCGAAGATGCTCGCCGACGCGGGCGAGAACATCTTCACCTGGAACTTCGTCTCCGCCTACGGGATGAACACCGACCAGCTGGTGCCGTGGAACTCGTTCCTCGCCGGCGACCTCGACGCCAAGGGTCTGACCTCGGCGCTCCAGAAGATCTCCGACAAGATCCGGGAAGACGACTCCGTCGACAAGATCAAGGTCAGCTAG
- a CDS encoding carbohydrate ABC transporter permease: MSAIAADRKSASDRKPTSDRKLTRAVVSSDRRFAAISHALLILWSVIVIVPMLWVLVSSFKSTGEILSSPFALPDHWRVENYAHAWTDASIGKYFLNSVIVVVCALFLVMLLGAMCAYILARFEFPGRRLIYYVMLAGLTFPVFLAIVPLFFQLQNFGLLNTRPGLILTYVAFALPFTMFFLYSFFRSLPHDVYEAALIDGAGDWRAFFQVMLPMARPGMAAVAIFNFLGLWNQFLLPVALNTDQDKWVLTQGMAAYASSQVYDIDYGALFAAIVITVVPVLIVYCIFQRRIAGSVSQGTFR, from the coding sequence GTGAGCGCCATAGCCGCCGACCGGAAGTCGGCCAGCGACCGGAAGCCGACGAGTGACCGGAAGCTGACGAGAGCCGTCGTGAGCAGCGACCGCAGGTTCGCGGCGATCTCGCACGCGTTGCTGATCCTGTGGTCGGTGATCGTGATCGTGCCCATGCTCTGGGTGCTGGTGTCGTCGTTCAAGTCGACCGGCGAGATCCTGTCGTCACCGTTCGCGCTGCCGGATCACTGGAGGGTCGAGAACTACGCGCACGCGTGGACCGACGCGAGCATCGGGAAGTACTTCCTGAACTCCGTGATCGTCGTGGTCTGCGCGCTGTTCCTGGTGATGCTCCTCGGCGCGATGTGCGCGTACATCCTGGCGCGGTTCGAGTTCCCCGGGCGCCGGCTGATCTACTACGTGATGCTCGCGGGGCTGACCTTCCCGGTCTTCCTGGCGATCGTGCCGCTCTTCTTCCAGCTCCAGAACTTCGGGCTGCTGAACACGCGTCCCGGACTGATCCTCACGTACGTCGCGTTCGCGCTGCCGTTCACGATGTTCTTCCTGTACTCGTTCTTCCGGTCGCTGCCGCACGACGTCTACGAGGCGGCGTTGATCGACGGCGCCGGTGACTGGCGGGCGTTCTTCCAGGTGATGCTGCCGATGGCACGTCCCGGCATGGCGGCGGTGGCGATCTTCAACTTCCTGGGGCTGTGGAACCAGTTCCTGCTGCCGGTGGCGCTCAACACCGACCAGGACAAGTGGGTCCTGACCCAGGGGATGGCCGCCTACGCGTCCTCGCAGGTGTACGACATCGACTACGGCGCGCTGTTCGCTGCGATCGTGATCACGGTGGTGCCCGTCCTGATCGTGTACTGCATCTTCCAGCGGCGGATCGCCGGTTCGGTGTCGCAGGGCACCTTCCGCTGA
- a CDS encoding ROK family transcriptional regulator has protein sequence METPGSQSSLHRANLERVVRAVRLAGSLTQAEIARTTGLSAATVSNIVRELKDGGTVEVTPTSAGGRRARSVSLSGDAGIVIGVDFGHTHLRVAIGNLAHQVLAEESEPLDVDASAAQGFDRAEQLVERLVAATGIDRTKVAGVGLGVPGPIDVESGTLGSTSILPGWTGTKPAEELSRRLGVPVHVDNDANLGALGELVWGSGRGVKDLAYIKVASGVGAGLVISGQIYRGPGGTAGEIGHITLDESGPVCRCGNRGCLETFTAARYVLPLLQSSHGTDLTMEGVVRLARDGDPGCRRVIADVGRHIGSGVANLCNLLNPSRVVLGGDLAEAGELVLGPIRESVGRYAIPSAARQLSVLPGALGGRAEVLGALALALSEMGDSTLLDGVVPAPAPAFT, from the coding sequence ATGGAGACTCCGGGGTCGCAGTCGTCGCTGCACCGGGCCAATCTGGAGCGGGTCGTGCGCGCCGTGCGGCTCGCGGGTTCGCTCACGCAGGCGGAGATCGCGAGGACGACGGGCCTGTCCGCGGCGACGGTCTCCAACATCGTCCGGGAGCTCAAGGACGGGGGGACGGTCGAGGTCACGCCCACCTCGGCCGGGGGCCGCAGGGCCCGCAGCGTCTCGCTCAGCGGCGACGCGGGCATCGTGATCGGCGTCGACTTCGGTCACACCCACCTGCGCGTCGCCATCGGCAACCTCGCGCACCAGGTGCTGGCCGAGGAGTCCGAGCCGCTCGACGTCGACGCCAGCGCCGCGCAGGGCTTCGACCGCGCCGAGCAGCTGGTGGAGCGGCTCGTCGCCGCGACCGGAATCGACCGGACGAAGGTCGCGGGCGTCGGGCTCGGCGTACCGGGCCCCATCGACGTGGAGAGCGGCACCCTGGGCTCGACGTCGATCCTGCCCGGCTGGACCGGCACCAAGCCCGCCGAGGAGCTCAGCCGCCGCCTCGGCGTCCCCGTGCACGTCGACAACGACGCCAATCTGGGCGCGCTCGGCGAGCTGGTGTGGGGCAGCGGGCGCGGCGTGAAGGACCTCGCGTACATCAAGGTCGCGAGCGGTGTCGGCGCCGGCCTGGTGATCTCCGGGCAGATCTACCGGGGCCCGGGGGGCACCGCGGGCGAGATCGGGCACATCACGCTCGACGAGTCGGGCCCGGTGTGCCGCTGCGGCAACCGCGGCTGCCTGGAGACGTTCACGGCCGCCCGGTACGTCCTGCCGCTGCTCCAGTCGAGCCACGGGACCGATCTGACCATGGAGGGCGTCGTGCGGCTCGCGCGCGACGGCGACCCCGGCTGCCGTCGCGTGATCGCGGACGTGGGCCGGCACATCGGCTCGGGTGTCGCGAATCTCTGCAATCTGCTGAACCCGAGCCGGGTCGTCCTCGGCGGCGATCTGGCGGAGGCCGGGGAGCTGGTCCTGGGGCCCATAAGGGAGTCCGTGGGCCGCTATGCGATCCCCAGCGCCGCCCGCCAACTCTCGGTCCTCCCAGGGGCGTTGGGCGGCCGCGCGGAGGTGCTCGGGGCGCTCGCGCTGGCCCTCAGCGAGATGGGTGACTCGACCCTTTTGGACGGGGTTGTACCCGCACCGGCACCTGCCTTCACTTAG
- a CDS encoding sugar ABC transporter permease, producing MKDTTPTSDTASRRPTPAARGGRPRRRKLTFDRVTFFLAFLGVPLAIFVTFVLIPFVQAIYWGMTDWRGFSPDYTFVGFDNFTKMFQDDIFVKALRNVTLLAIFVPLVTLTLALGVAVAITLGGPSKGPVRGIRGASFYRIISFFPYVVPAIIVGLIWAQMYDPNAGLVNGVLTALGLDQFDTFAWLGETSSAMPALMFVIVWGLVGFYAVLFIAAIKGVPAELYEAARIDGAGRFRTTLSITLPAIRDTVQTAYVYLGIAALDAFVYVQAMLPNGGPDNSTLTISQRLFNVAFAKQQFGYATAMGVVLAVVTLVFAALVFLVNRLTGGGDSEGKTKAPGFRARRAAAKGGAQ from the coding sequence ATGAAAGACACGACCCCCACCTCCGACACCGCGAGCCGCCGGCCGACGCCGGCCGCTCGCGGTGGGCGGCCCCGACGCCGCAAACTCACCTTCGACCGGGTGACGTTCTTCCTCGCGTTCCTCGGTGTCCCGCTGGCCATCTTCGTGACCTTCGTCCTGATCCCCTTCGTCCAGGCGATCTACTGGGGGATGACGGACTGGCGCGGGTTCAGCCCGGACTACACCTTCGTCGGATTCGACAACTTCACCAAGATGTTCCAGGACGACATCTTCGTGAAGGCGCTGCGCAACGTCACGTTGCTGGCGATCTTCGTGCCGCTGGTGACGTTGACGCTCGCCCTCGGGGTCGCGGTGGCCATCACCCTGGGCGGGCCCAGCAAGGGCCCCGTCCGGGGGATCCGGGGAGCGTCGTTCTACCGGATCATCTCGTTCTTCCCCTACGTCGTGCCGGCGATCATCGTCGGCCTGATCTGGGCGCAGATGTACGACCCGAACGCCGGCCTGGTCAACGGCGTCCTCACGGCGCTGGGCCTCGACCAGTTCGACACGTTCGCCTGGCTGGGTGAGACGTCGAGCGCGATGCCGGCCCTGATGTTCGTCATCGTGTGGGGGCTCGTCGGCTTCTACGCGGTGCTCTTCATCGCGGCGATCAAGGGCGTCCCGGCCGAGCTGTACGAGGCGGCCAGGATCGACGGAGCCGGCCGGTTCCGGACGACGCTCTCGATCACCCTGCCGGCGATCCGGGACACGGTGCAGACGGCGTACGTCTACCTGGGCATCGCCGCCCTCGACGCGTTCGTCTACGTACAGGCGATGCTGCCGAACGGCGGGCCGGACAACTCGACCCTGACGATCAGCCAGCGACTGTTCAACGTCGCCTTCGCCAAGCAGCAGTTCGGGTACGCCACCGCGATGGGTGTCGTCCTCGCCGTCGTCACCCTGGTGTTCGCGGCGCTGGTGTTCCTCGTCAACCGCCTGACCGGCGGTGGCGACAGCGAAGGCAAGACGAAAGCGCCTGGGTTCAGGGCGCGGCGTGCCGCAGCCAAGGGAGGTGCCCAGTGA
- a CDS encoding GH92 family glycosyl hydrolase, with product MQGRSSRFRSRNRYRVTATAAVGAAALVFTATAQGGAVAQPRQQPGAEREFSSSFEAGQPAPDWLNTVDTAADGGKRASGVDGGYTGGIPGNVNGHVTDVRASGENSGGGEVAANLVDGEATTKWLAFTPTAWVEYDLDEPVKITKYALTSANDHDERDPKDWTLKGSADGKDWTTLDTRSGETFGERFQAKTYDLQTPAEYRHFRIEFTKNNGANDATQLADFQLSTGGDQAPAPEDMLSLVDKGPSGSPTAKAGAGFTGTRALRYAGTHKTDGRAYSYNKVFDVDVAVASDTELSYKIFPSMADGDRDYDATNVSVDLAFTDGTYLSDLKAVDSHGGLLTPQGQGDAKRLYVNQWNAVKSGIGSVAAGKTVDRILVAYDSAKGPAKFRGWLDDIDIDRAAPSRPKAHLSDYASTTRGTNSSGGFSRGNTFPATAVPHGFNFWTPVTNAGSLSWLYDYARDNNADNLPTMEALAASHEPSPWMGDRQTFQMMPSAKAGDAVDTSRSGRALAFRHENETARPYYYGVTFENGVKAEMTPTDHAAALRFSYPGDDASVVFDNVSEQGGLTLDKETGTVTGYSDVKSGLSTGATRLFVYGVFDKPVKDAAAAGVKGHFTFDAGKDRTVTLRLATSLIGIDQAKDNLAQELPAGRSFTDVRDAARAQWDTLMKKVEVEGATDDQRTTLYSSLYRLYLYPNSGFEKVRSQGKATYKYASPFSAMPGPDTPTHTGAKIVEGKPYVNNGFWDTYRTTWPAYSLLTPKKAGELVDGFVQQYRDGGWISRWSSPGYADLMTGTSSDVAFADAYVKGVDGFDVESAYKAAVKNATVVPPQSGVGRKGMTTSPFLGYTSTDTHEGLSWALEGYLNDYGIAQMGEALYKKTGKKQYKEEAEYFRNRARDYVNMFDDKAAGTGFFQGKDEKGDWRVKSADFDPAIWGYDYTETNAWGYAFTAPQDSRGLANLYGGKDGLAKKLDTFFSTPETATSAVAGSYGGVIHEMTEARDVRMGMYGHSNQVAHHITYMYDAAGQPWKTQEKVREVLSRLYTGSEIGQGYHGDEDNGEQSAWYLFSSLGFYPLVMGSGEYAIGSPQFTKMTLHLENGKDLVVKAPRNSAKNIYVQGVKVNGRTWSKTSLPHSVVANGGVIEFAMGDKPSSWGTGADAAPTSLTKDDKVPSPRSDAITGSGPLFDNTSATSASSAGPVELPVGADGTKAVQYTLTSDDRAKAPAGWKLEASNDGTSWKTVDARSGESFSWDKQTRAFSVSAPGTYQHYRLVFAGTEPATLAEVELLS from the coding sequence ATGCAGGGCAGATCCAGCCGATTCAGATCCCGCAACAGATACCGCGTGACCGCCACCGCCGCCGTGGGAGCGGCGGCGCTGGTGTTCACGGCGACGGCGCAGGGCGGTGCCGTCGCGCAGCCGAGGCAACAACCGGGCGCCGAGCGGGAGTTCAGCTCCTCGTTCGAGGCCGGGCAGCCCGCCCCCGACTGGCTGAACACCGTGGACACCGCGGCGGACGGCGGCAAGCGGGCGAGCGGCGTCGACGGCGGCTACACCGGCGGCATCCCGGGCAATGTCAACGGGCATGTCACCGACGTCCGCGCCAGCGGCGAGAACAGTGGCGGCGGTGAGGTCGCGGCGAACCTCGTCGACGGCGAGGCGACGACGAAGTGGCTGGCGTTCACGCCGACCGCGTGGGTCGAGTACGACCTGGACGAACCGGTCAAGATCACCAAATACGCGCTGACGTCGGCCAACGACCACGACGAGCGCGACCCGAAGGACTGGACCCTGAAGGGTTCGGCCGACGGAAAGGACTGGACCACTCTCGACACGCGCTCCGGCGAGACGTTCGGCGAGCGGTTCCAGGCGAAGACGTACGACCTTCAGACCCCCGCCGAGTACCGCCACTTCCGTATCGAGTTCACGAAGAACAACGGTGCGAACGACGCCACGCAGTTGGCCGATTTCCAACTGTCGACGGGCGGCGACCAGGCGCCGGCGCCCGAGGACATGCTCTCGCTCGTGGACAAGGGCCCGAGCGGCTCCCCGACGGCGAAGGCGGGCGCGGGCTTCACCGGGACACGGGCCCTGCGCTACGCGGGCACGCACAAGACGGACGGGCGCGCGTACTCGTACAACAAGGTCTTCGACGTCGATGTGGCGGTGGCGAGCGACACCGAGCTGTCGTACAAGATCTTCCCGTCGATGGCGGACGGCGACCGTGACTACGACGCCACGAACGTCTCCGTGGACCTGGCCTTCACCGACGGCACGTACCTGAGCGATCTGAAGGCCGTCGACTCCCACGGCGGGCTGCTGACCCCGCAGGGGCAGGGCGACGCCAAGCGGCTGTACGTGAACCAGTGGAACGCCGTGAAGTCCGGCATCGGGTCGGTCGCGGCCGGCAAGACGGTCGACCGGATCCTCGTCGCGTACGACTCCGCGAAGGGACCGGCGAAGTTCCGCGGCTGGCTCGACGACATCGACATCGACCGGGCCGCGCCGTCGCGCCCCAAGGCCCACCTGAGCGACTACGCGTCGACGACGCGCGGCACGAACTCCAGCGGCGGCTTCTCGCGCGGCAACACGTTCCCGGCGACAGCCGTCCCGCACGGCTTCAACTTCTGGACGCCGGTGACGAACGCGGGCTCGCTCAGCTGGCTGTACGACTACGCGCGCGACAACAACGCGGACAACCTGCCCACGATGGAGGCGCTGGCCGCGAGCCACGAGCCGAGCCCGTGGATGGGTGACCGGCAGACGTTCCAGATGATGCCGTCGGCGAAGGCCGGCGACGCGGTGGACACGTCGCGTTCCGGCCGCGCGCTGGCCTTCCGGCACGAGAACGAGACGGCCCGCCCGTACTACTACGGCGTGACGTTCGAGAACGGCGTGAAGGCGGAGATGACGCCGACCGACCACGCCGCGGCGCTGCGCTTCAGCTACCCCGGGGACGACGCGAGTGTCGTCTTCGACAACGTCTCCGAGCAGGGCGGCCTCACGCTCGACAAGGAGACCGGGACCGTCACCGGCTACTCGGACGTGAAGTCCGGGCTGTCCACCGGCGCCACCCGCCTCTTCGTCTACGGCGTCTTCGACAAGCCGGTGAAGGACGCCGCGGCGGCGGGCGTGAAGGGGCACTTCACGTTCGACGCGGGCAAGGACCGCACGGTCACCCTGCGCCTCGCGACGTCCCTGATCGGTATCGACCAGGCCAAGGACAACCTGGCACAGGAGCTCCCGGCGGGCCGGTCCTTCACCGACGTACGGGACGCGGCGCGCGCCCAGTGGGACACGCTGATGAAGAAGGTGGAGGTCGAGGGCGCGACGGACGACCAGCGCACGACGCTGTACTCGTCGCTCTACCGGCTGTACCTGTACCCCAACTCCGGCTTCGAGAAGGTCCGTTCGCAGGGCAAGGCGACGTACAAGTACGCGTCCCCGTTCTCGGCGATGCCGGGTCCCGACACCCCGACGCACACCGGCGCGAAGATCGTCGAGGGCAAGCCGTACGTCAACAACGGCTTCTGGGACACGTACCGGACGACCTGGCCCGCGTACTCGCTGCTCACGCCGAAGAAGGCCGGTGAGCTGGTCGACGGCTTCGTGCAGCAGTACCGGGACGGCGGCTGGATCTCGCGGTGGTCGTCGCCGGGGTACGCGGACCTGATGACGGGCACGTCGTCGGACGTGGCGTTCGCCGACGCGTACGTGAAGGGCGTCGACGGCTTCGACGTCGAATCGGCGTACAAGGCGGCCGTGAAGAACGCGACCGTGGTGCCGCCGCAGTCGGGCGTGGGCCGCAAGGGCATGACGACCTCCCCGTTCCTCGGCTACACGTCGACGGACACGCACGAGGGCCTGTCGTGGGCGCTGGAGGGCTACCTCAACGACTACGGCATCGCGCAGATGGGCGAGGCGCTCTACAAGAAGACGGGCAAGAAGCAGTACAAGGAGGAGGCGGAGTACTTCCGAAACCGGGCCCGTGACTACGTCAACATGTTCGACGACAAGGCGGCCGGGACCGGGTTCTTCCAGGGGAAGGACGAGAAGGGCGACTGGCGTGTGAAGTCGGCGGACTTCGACCCGGCGATCTGGGGCTACGACTACACGGAGACCAACGCCTGGGGCTACGCCTTCACCGCCCCGCAGGACAGCCGCGGCCTCGCCAACCTGTACGGCGGCAAGGACGGCCTCGCGAAGAAGCTCGACACGTTCTTCTCGACGCCGGAGACGGCCACGTCGGCCGTGGCCGGTTCGTACGGCGGTGTCATCCACGAGATGACGGAGGCGCGGGACGTACGGATGGGCATGTACGGCCACTCGAACCAGGTCGCGCACCACATCACGTACATGTACGACGCGGCGGGACAGCCGTGGAAGACGCAGGAGAAGGTCCGTGAGGTCCTCTCCCGCCTCTACACGGGCAGCGAGATCGGGCAGGGCTACCACGGCGACGAGGACAACGGCGAGCAGTCCGCCTGGTACCTCTTCTCGTCGCTCGGCTTCTACCCGCTCGTGATGGGCAGTGGCGAGTACGCCATCGGCTCCCCGCAGTTCACGAAGATGACGCTGCACCTGGAGAACGGCAAGGACCTCGTCGTCAAGGCGCCGAGGAACAGCGCGAAGAACATCTACGTGCAGGGCGTGAAGGTCAACGGCCGTACGTGGTCGAAGACGTCGCTGCCGCACTCGGTCGTCGCGAACGGCGGTGTCATCGAGTTCGCGATGGGCGACAAGCCGTCGTCGTGGGGTACGGGTGCCGACGCGGCGCCGACGTCCCTCACGAAGGACGACAAGGTGCCGTCGCCGCGGTCCGACGCGATCACCGGATCGGGTCCGCTGTTCGACAACACCTCGGCCACGAGCGCGAGTTCGGCGGGTCCGGTGGAGCTGCCGGTCGGCGCGGACGGCACGAAGGCCGTGCAGTACACGCTGACGTCGGACGACAGGGCGAAGGCCCCGGCGGGCTGGAAGCTGGAGGCGTCGAACGACGGTACGTCGTGGAAGACGGTCGACGCGCGCTCCGGCGAGTCCTTCAGCTGGGACAAGCAGACGCGGGCCTTCTCGGTGAGCGCGCCGGGCACGTACCAGCACTACCGGCTGGTGTTCGCCGGTACGGAACCGGCGACGCTGGCGGAGGTGGAGCTGCTGTCGTAG
- a CDS encoding sugar ABC transporter substrate-binding protein: MNTRMRRAAVAFCATGMAVSLAACGSAKESGDKADSSKSAGKKGDAITVGLLLPENQTARYEKFDKPIIEKQISTLTNGKGKVEYLNAKQDATVQSQQIDTMITKKVDVLILDAVDYKAVASGVKKAKDADIPVVAYDRLAQGPIAAYTSFDNQEVGKTQGEALLKAMGDDAKPSSKIVMMNGAITDPNAADFKKGALSVLKGKVAIAKSYDTKEWKPENANANMEGAISAIGKDKIKGVYSANDGMAGGIITALKSAGLSKLPPVTGQDAELAGVQRIVTGDQNMSVFKSYPQEAETVAKMAVSIAKDGKLDSSLATGTVDSDTDKGIPSVIVPVVSLTQDNIKDTVVKEGYYTLDEICTPKYKAACDKIGLK, encoded by the coding sequence GTGAACACGCGTATGCGTCGTGCCGCCGTTGCTTTCTGCGCCACCGGTATGGCTGTGTCCCTCGCCGCTTGTGGCAGTGCCAAGGAGTCCGGCGACAAGGCCGACAGCTCCAAGTCGGCCGGCAAGAAGGGCGACGCCATCACCGTCGGCCTGCTCCTGCCGGAGAACCAGACGGCTCGCTACGAGAAGTTCGACAAGCCGATCATTGAGAAGCAGATATCGACGCTGACCAATGGCAAGGGCAAGGTCGAGTACCTGAACGCCAAGCAGGACGCGACCGTCCAGTCGCAGCAGATCGACACGATGATCACCAAGAAGGTCGACGTGCTGATCCTGGACGCGGTCGACTACAAGGCCGTCGCGAGCGGCGTGAAGAAGGCCAAGGACGCGGACATCCCCGTCGTGGCCTACGACCGCCTCGCCCAGGGCCCGATCGCCGCCTACACCTCCTTCGACAACCAGGAGGTCGGCAAGACGCAGGGTGAGGCCCTGCTGAAGGCCATGGGCGACGACGCCAAGCCCAGCAGCAAGATCGTCATGATGAACGGCGCGATCACGGACCCGAACGCGGCCGACTTCAAGAAGGGCGCCCTCTCCGTCCTCAAGGGCAAGGTGGCCATCGCCAAGTCCTACGACACCAAGGAGTGGAAGCCGGAGAACGCCAACGCCAACATGGAAGGCGCCATCTCCGCGATCGGCAAGGACAAGATCAAGGGCGTCTACTCGGCCAACGACGGCATGGCCGGCGGTATCATCACCGCCCTCAAGTCCGCCGGTCTGAGCAAGCTCCCGCCGGTCACCGGCCAGGACGCCGAGCTCGCCGGTGTGCAGCGCATCGTCACGGGCGACCAGAACATGAGCGTGTTCAAGTCGTACCCGCAGGAGGCCGAGACCGTCGCCAAGATGGCCGTCTCGATCGCCAAGGACGGCAAGCTGGACAGCTCGCTGGCCACCGGCACCGTCGACAGCGACACCGACAAGGGCATCCCCTCGGTGATCGTCCCGGTCGTCTCCCTGACGCAGGACAACATCAAGGACACGGTCGTCAAGGAGGGCTACTACACCCTCGACGAGATCTGCACGCCGAAGTACAAGGCCGCGTGCGACAAGATCGGTCTGAAGTAA